One Bradyrhizobium sp. ISRA464 genomic window carries:
- a CDS encoding 3-(methylthio)propionyl-CoA ligase: MLGLMQDWPLLCHKIIEHAAKYHGTQEVVTRSVEGPIHRTTYAEIHARALKVSQSLERDGIKLGDRIATIAWNTWRHLEVWYGIMGIGAICHTVNPRLFPEQIAWIVNHAQDRIVVTDLTFVPVLEKIADQLPSVERYVVLTDKAHMPQTTLKNAVAYEDWIAASDGKFQWKTFDENTAAAMCYTSGTTGDPKGVLYSHRSNVLHALMANSKDALGTSAADTMLPVVPLFHANSWGIAFSAPSMGTKLVMPGPKLDGASVYELMQTEKVTHTAGVPTVWLMLLQYMAANNLKLPDLQMVVCGGSAMPRSMIQAFLDMGTQVRHAWGMTEMSPLGTLATLKPPFSERTGEERLDVLQTQGYPPFGVQMKITDDAGKELPWDGRTFGRLKVSGPAIAKAYFRVDSNILDEEGYFDTGDVSTIDPYGYMRITDRSKDVIKSGGEWISSIDLENLAVGHPAVAEAAVIGVHHPKWDERPLLIVQLKQGQSATRDDILKYMDGKIAKWWMPDDVAFVDGIPHTATGKILKTALRDQFKDYRLPTAAA; this comes from the coding sequence ATGCTTGGCTTGATGCAAGATTGGCCCTTGCTGTGTCACAAGATTATTGAGCACGCCGCGAAATATCACGGCACCCAGGAAGTCGTGACACGGTCGGTCGAAGGACCCATTCATCGCACCACTTACGCCGAGATCCATGCCCGCGCGCTGAAGGTTTCGCAGAGCCTGGAACGCGACGGCATCAAGCTCGGCGACCGCATCGCCACCATCGCCTGGAACACCTGGCGCCATCTCGAGGTCTGGTACGGCATCATGGGGATCGGCGCGATCTGCCATACGGTGAATCCGCGCCTGTTTCCGGAACAGATTGCCTGGATCGTCAACCACGCCCAGGATCGCATCGTCGTCACCGATCTCACTTTCGTTCCGGTGCTGGAGAAAATTGCAGACCAGCTGCCGAGCGTCGAGCGCTACGTGGTGCTGACCGACAAGGCGCATATGCCGCAGACCACGCTGAAGAACGCGGTCGCCTATGAAGACTGGATCGCAGCGTCTGACGGCAAGTTCCAGTGGAAGACCTTCGACGAAAACACCGCGGCGGCGATGTGCTACACGTCCGGCACGACGGGCGATCCCAAGGGTGTGCTCTATTCGCACCGGTCCAACGTGTTGCATGCGCTGATGGCCAACTCGAAGGACGCGCTCGGCACCTCCGCCGCAGACACAATGCTTCCGGTCGTCCCGTTGTTCCATGCCAACAGCTGGGGCATCGCCTTCTCCGCCCCCTCGATGGGCACCAAGCTCGTGATGCCCGGCCCGAAGCTCGACGGCGCCTCGGTCTATGAATTGATGCAGACCGAGAAGGTCACGCATACGGCCGGCGTGCCGACGGTGTGGCTGATGCTGCTGCAATACATGGCGGCCAACAATCTCAAGCTGCCGGATCTGCAGATGGTGGTGTGCGGCGGTTCGGCGATGCCGCGCTCGATGATCCAGGCTTTCCTCGACATGGGGACGCAGGTGCGCCACGCCTGGGGCATGACCGAGATGAGCCCGCTCGGCACGCTCGCCACGCTCAAGCCGCCATTCTCCGAGCGCACCGGCGAGGAACGGCTCGACGTCCTGCAGACTCAGGGCTATCCGCCGTTCGGCGTGCAGATGAAGATCACCGACGATGCCGGCAAGGAGTTGCCGTGGGACGGCAGGACCTTCGGGCGGCTGAAGGTCTCCGGCCCTGCGATCGCAAAGGCCTATTTCAGGGTCGACAGCAACATCCTCGACGAGGAAGGCTATTTCGACACCGGCGACGTCTCCACGATCGACCCATACGGCTACATGCGGATCACAGACCGCTCCAAGGACGTGATCAAGTCCGGCGGCGAATGGATTTCGTCGATTGACCTCGAGAACCTCGCGGTCGGCCATCCTGCCGTCGCGGAAGCGGCCGTGATCGGCGTCCATCATCCGAAATGGGACGAGCGCCCGCTGCTGATCGTGCAGCTCAAGCAGGGCCAGAGCGCCACGCGCGACGACATCCTGAAATACATGGACGGCAAGATCGCGAAATGGTGGATGCCCGACGACGTCGCCTTCGTCGACGGCATTCCGCACACCGCAACCGGCAAGATCCTGAAAACGGCGCTGCGCGACCAGTTCAAGGACTACAGGCTCCCGACAGCAGCGGCGTGA
- a CDS encoding MBL fold metallo-hydrolase, with protein MTDNDDIPFNRNFPLKPGVVEEVRPGVRRVLCNNPSPFTFTGTVSYIVGKGKVAIIDPGPDDEAHAKALLDAVRGETVTHILVTHTHRDHSPNTPRIKAATGAPVYAEGPHRASRPRFESEKHNPESGADRDFRPDVQVKHGDVIEGAGFALEAVATPGHTANHLAFAWAERSINFVGDHVMGWSTSIVAPPDGSMIDYMASLERLEQRPEQLYFSGHGPEITEGPRYVRFLARHRRAREASILHRLGKGEADIPTMVRAIYIGLDPRLATAAGYSVLAHLEDLVGRGIVVTDGDPVIGGTYRLAS; from the coding sequence ATGACCGATAACGACGACATCCCGTTCAACCGCAACTTCCCGCTCAAGCCCGGCGTGGTCGAGGAGGTTCGCCCGGGCGTGCGCCGCGTCCTCTGCAACAATCCAAGCCCGTTCACCTTCACCGGCACGGTCAGCTACATCGTGGGGAAAGGCAAGGTCGCGATCATCGATCCCGGCCCGGATGACGAGGCGCATGCGAAAGCGCTGCTCGATGCCGTCAGGGGCGAGACAGTAACCCACATCCTGGTCACCCATACCCACCGCGACCATTCGCCGAACACCCCGCGGATCAAGGCCGCGACCGGCGCGCCTGTCTATGCCGAGGGGCCGCATCGCGCCTCGCGTCCGCGCTTCGAGAGCGAGAAGCACAATCCGGAATCCGGCGCCGACCGCGATTTCCGTCCCGACGTGCAGGTGAAACACGGCGACGTCATCGAAGGCGCGGGCTTTGCGCTGGAGGCGGTCGCCACTCCCGGCCACACCGCCAATCATCTGGCGTTTGCATGGGCCGAGCGCAGCATCAATTTCGTCGGCGACCACGTGATGGGCTGGTCGACCTCGATCGTGGCGCCGCCCGACGGCTCGATGATCGACTACATGGCCTCACTGGAGCGGCTGGAGCAGCGGCCCGAGCAGCTCTATTTCTCGGGCCATGGGCCGGAGATCACCGAAGGTCCGCGCTACGTCCGCTTCCTGGCGCGGCATCGCCGGGCGCGCGAGGCGTCGATCCTGCATCGCCTCGGCAAGGGCGAGGCCGACATCCCGACGATGGTGCGTGCGATCTATATCGGGCTCGATCCGCGCCTCGCCACCGCTGCCGGCTATTCCGTGCTGGCGCATCTGGAGGACCTCGTCGGACGCGGGATTGTCGTGACCGATGGCGATCCCGTGATCGGCGGGACGTATCGGCTGGCTTCTTAA
- a CDS encoding extensin family protein, which produces MNFSAEKASRKWADGAFRRGGAAIVTAVAALLWLGMQASPAEAARHSAGFPWDDLFRTRPVKPRVVKRRAAVPLPKPRPAEAPAVAEPEQPAVVTQPPAETARPTEPAKPAEPPKPPEPAAPQPSACRQALTEEIAIAPSIPDIHGPGGCGGEDLVRLEAIVLPDKRKVAVKPAAILRCKMATAIADWVRTDIAPLAEGLGSTVSDLDNFDSFECRGRNRVVGAQLSEHGRANALDVRAFKLANGRSISLTDRTVPRSLRETVLHSVCARFSTVLGPGSDWYHEDHIHLDLMERRNNYRICQWNVYDPLPQVAPLLPAARPEDAPPREVAAKSDGSKPDAPDADTSKRDTSKAHGSKPDATKAEDAAAPAAAAAKPQPTRKRRQSRRP; this is translated from the coding sequence ATGAACTTTAGCGCGGAGAAAGCAAGCCGAAAATGGGCTGATGGCGCGTTTCGTCGCGGAGGCGCGGCAATAGTTACCGCCGTTGCAGCGTTGCTCTGGCTTGGCATGCAAGCTAGTCCGGCAGAGGCCGCCCGGCATTCGGCAGGCTTTCCATGGGATGACCTGTTCCGCACCCGCCCGGTGAAGCCGCGCGTGGTCAAGCGCCGCGCCGCCGTGCCATTGCCGAAGCCGCGCCCCGCCGAGGCGCCGGCTGTGGCCGAGCCTGAGCAGCCCGCTGTCGTGACGCAGCCCCCGGCTGAGACGGCGCGGCCCACGGAGCCCGCCAAGCCTGCGGAGCCCCCAAAGCCGCCGGAGCCCGCCGCACCGCAGCCCTCGGCCTGCCGGCAGGCGTTGACCGAGGAGATCGCGATCGCGCCGAGCATCCCTGACATCCACGGGCCCGGCGGCTGCGGCGGCGAGGACCTTGTGCGGCTGGAGGCGATCGTGCTGCCGGACAAGCGGAAGGTCGCGGTGAAGCCGGCTGCGATCCTCCGCTGCAAGATGGCAACCGCGATCGCTGATTGGGTTCGCACCGACATCGCCCCGCTCGCCGAGGGTCTCGGCAGCACGGTCAGCGATCTCGATAATTTCGACTCCTTCGAGTGCCGCGGCCGCAACCGGGTGGTCGGCGCGCAACTCTCCGAGCATGGCCGCGCCAATGCGCTCGACGTGCGCGCCTTCAAGCTCGCCAACGGCAGATCGATCTCGCTGACCGACCGCACGGTGCCGCGCAGCTTGCGCGAGACCGTGTTGCATTCGGTCTGCGCCCGCTTCTCCACCGTGCTGGGTCCGGGCTCAGACTGGTACCATGAGGACCACATCCATCTCGACCTGATGGAGCGTCGCAACAACTACCGGATCTGCCAGTGGAACGTGTACGACCCGCTGCCGCAGGTCGCGCCGCTGCTGCCGGCCGCGCGCCCGGAGGATGCTCCGCCGCGCGAAGTGGCGGCAAAATCTGATGGGTCGAAGCCTGATGCGCCCGACGCTGACACGTCCAAGCGTGACACGTCAAAGGCTCACGGCAGCAAACCGGACGCAACGAAAGCAGAAGATGCGGCCGCACCCGCCGCCGCGGCAGCCAAGCCGCAGCCAACAAGAAAGCGCCGGCAAAGCCGGCGCCCTTGA
- a CDS encoding DUF3124 domain-containing protein — protein MGRATAQAAGSIEQNFANSLTTMPTENLAVSGAFYVPAYSSVSMSQGKLRADFSVTLSVHNASETRPLVLKRIAYFDTSGKMVESYLKSPVALKPFATVEVVIATTDTRGGTGANFVVDWAATGEIAEPVVEALMIGSVGAGHYAFITQGRPIKLVGKN, from the coding sequence ATGGGACGGGCGACTGCGCAAGCCGCCGGAAGCATTGAGCAAAATTTTGCGAATTCGCTCACCACGATGCCGACCGAAAATCTCGCGGTCTCCGGCGCGTTCTACGTGCCGGCCTATTCCAGCGTGTCGATGAGCCAGGGCAAGCTCAGGGCAGATTTCTCGGTGACGCTCAGCGTGCACAACGCCTCGGAGACGAGGCCGCTGGTGCTGAAGCGGATCGCCTATTTCGACACATCAGGCAAGATGGTGGAGAGCTACCTCAAATCGCCGGTGGCGCTAAAACCGTTCGCGACCGTCGAGGTCGTCATCGCCACCACCGATACCCGCGGCGGCACCGGCGCCAATTTCGTGGTCGACTGGGCGGCGACCGGCGAGATCGCTGAACCGGTGGTCGAGGCCCTGATGATCGGCAGCGTCGGCGCCGGACACTATGCCTTCATTACCCAGGGCCGGCCGATCAAGCTGGTCGGCAAGAACTAA
- a CDS encoding PLP-dependent aminotransferase family protein: MSTSAQFDFAPLLPAGLPAPAARWTGLAKYSFVGGNNDPEQVPVDGLLEAVNAVLKREGRNLATYNLAHGPQGYLPLREFLAQKLKRDAAIACTPDEIMIVSGSLQALDLVNHTLLAKGDTVLIEQETYQGSLNRLTRLGVNAVGIPLDGEGMRMDALAAALADHKRRGITPKYIYTIPTVQNPTGSILPEGRRAEMLRLSQEYGVPIFEDDCYADLIWSGERPPAVYAMSKHGGVIHIGSFSKSIAPALRVGFIVAPWEMMSRMLALKTDAGSGALEQMVLAEYCAPHFATHVPRLTRGLRAKLDTLMEALNEQFGTAAEFEAPKGGIFLWVKLPDNVDTMKLYQAALAAGVSINPGPEWSTNKAHSGSRLRLCFASPSHQQIREGIAVLAEVCRKEFGVPTRSSNVEKRG; the protein is encoded by the coding sequence ATGTCCACCTCAGCCCAGTTCGACTTTGCACCCCTGCTCCCGGCCGGACTGCCCGCGCCGGCCGCGCGGTGGACCGGTCTTGCCAAGTACAGCTTCGTCGGCGGCAACAACGATCCCGAGCAGGTCCCGGTCGACGGGCTGCTGGAGGCGGTCAATGCCGTGCTGAAGCGCGAGGGCCGCAATCTCGCGACCTACAACCTCGCCCACGGGCCGCAGGGTTACCTGCCCTTGCGTGAATTCCTGGCACAAAAGCTGAAGCGCGACGCCGCTATCGCCTGCACGCCGGACGAGATCATGATCGTGTCCGGCTCGCTGCAGGCGCTCGACCTCGTCAATCACACCCTGCTGGCCAAAGGCGACACCGTGCTGATCGAGCAGGAGACCTATCAGGGCTCGCTGAACCGGCTGACGCGGCTCGGCGTCAACGCGGTCGGGATTCCGCTTGATGGCGAAGGCATGCGGATGGATGCGCTGGCCGCAGCGCTCGCCGACCACAAGCGCCGGGGCATCACGCCGAAATACATCTACACCATCCCGACGGTGCAAAACCCGACCGGCTCGATCCTTCCCGAAGGCCGCCGTGCCGAGATGCTGAGGCTCTCGCAGGAATACGGCGTGCCGATCTTCGAGGACGATTGCTACGCCGACCTCATCTGGAGCGGCGAGCGGCCGCCCGCGGTCTACGCCATGAGCAAGCATGGCGGCGTGATCCATATCGGCTCGTTCTCGAAATCGATCGCGCCGGCGCTGCGCGTCGGCTTCATCGTGGCGCCCTGGGAGATGATGTCGCGGATGCTGGCGCTAAAGACAGATGCCGGCTCCGGCGCGCTGGAGCAGATGGTGCTCGCCGAATATTGCGCGCCGCATTTCGCGACCCACGTGCCGCGGCTGACGCGCGGCCTGCGCGCAAAACTCGACACGCTGATGGAGGCTTTGAACGAGCAGTTCGGCACCGCGGCCGAATTCGAAGCACCCAAGGGCGGCATCTTCCTGTGGGTCAAGCTGCCCGACAATGTCGATACGATGAAGCTGTATCAGGCGGCGCTCGCGGCCGGCGTCTCGATCAATCCGGGACCGGAATGGTCGACCAACAAGGCTCACTCGGGCAGCCGGCTCAGGCTCTGCTTCGCGAGCCCCTCGCATCAGCAGATCCGCGAGGGCATCGCCGTGCTTGCAGAGGTGTGCCGGAAGGAATTCGGCGTGCCGACGCGGAGCAGCAATGTGGAGAAGCGCGGTTAG
- a CDS encoding DUF1499 domain-containing protein produces MARRFSAPYQQEPVSGLATWSRNLAIFSVVAVLVSILIVRFGFLEVKPALATFFGALGCAGLSILVGLGAFAAIWQNGTRGMGRILLALLIDAAVLAYPAYLLYQYRKLPRIYDVTTDPIDPPKFEALARLRTGEGTNPAVYAGLYSAEQQRRAYPDIETVELEVPATRAFELTLRLVNRRKWLVIDERAPQPPRNVGRIEAVARTPIMGFREDVSIRVTPDGEDSRVDIRSASRYFDADLGSNAARVTRLIEDINTAVDNDNSKPVKKPQAPPKAPAKTVKK; encoded by the coding sequence ATGGCCCGCAGGTTTTCCGCTCCCTACCAGCAGGAGCCCGTGTCCGGTCTCGCCACCTGGTCACGCAACCTCGCCATCTTCTCCGTCGTCGCGGTGCTGGTTTCGATCCTCATCGTCCGCTTCGGATTCCTGGAGGTGAAGCCGGCACTGGCGACCTTCTTCGGCGCGCTCGGCTGCGCCGGCCTCTCGATCCTGGTCGGCCTCGGCGCCTTCGCCGCAATCTGGCAGAACGGCACCCGCGGCATGGGCCGGATCCTGCTCGCCTTGCTGATCGACGCTGCCGTGCTCGCCTACCCCGCCTACCTCCTCTATCAGTACCGCAAGCTGCCGCGGATCTACGACGTCACCACCGATCCGATCGACCCGCCGAAATTCGAGGCGCTGGCGCGCCTACGCACTGGTGAAGGCACCAATCCTGCGGTCTATGCCGGCCTCTATTCGGCCGAGCAGCAGCGCCGGGCCTATCCTGACATCGAGACCGTCGAGCTCGAGGTGCCGGCCACCCGCGCCTTCGAGCTGACGCTGCGGCTGGTGAACCGCCGCAAATGGCTCGTCATCGACGAGCGCGCGCCGCAGCCGCCGCGCAACGTCGGCCGGATCGAGGCGGTGGCGCGCACCCCGATCATGGGGTTCCGCGAGGATGTCTCGATCCGGGTGACGCCCGATGGCGAGGACTCGCGCGTCGATATCCGCTCGGCCTCGCGTTACTTCGACGCCGATCTCGGCAGCAACGCCGCGCGGGTGACCAGGCTGATCGAGGACATCAACACCGCGGTCGACAACGACAACTCCAAGCCGGTGAAGAAGCCGCAGGCTCCACCGAAGGCGCCGGCGAAGACGGTGAAGAAGTAG
- a CDS encoding cation:proton antiporter, with protein MHELIRDITLCILFAWGLGLLAHFSRQPLILAYLIAGFFIGPFGMGWVESQESISVISELGLIFMLFMIGLEIDLKKIVRAGKVILFAGAGQLLGGCLLGILFFAGIGLAIGGRKFDALYLCVACALSSTVIIVKVLYEKRELDTLPGRITLGVLVLQDIFAILFLAVQPSLDNLQIGVVLLSIARVAVLVATALVLSRYVLPRLFHQIARRPELVLLGALAWCFLIGEIAERLHLSREMGSLVAGVSISTFPYALDVTAKVTTLRDFFITLFFVALGMTIPIPGLSVIGLALVIAAFTVASRLATTFTPLYLMKQGLRASLLPAINLAQISEFSLVVIQTGTAASHISTETASAASFAFVVLAVLSTFAMGRSDQVVRGLIGPLKRIGLRDLGHAQETEGAGEGGHGEIRRIVILGFFRAASALLNQIERQNQSLLEQISVIDFNPLVFRTLSDRGLHVIYGDISNVDTLVHAGIGKAEIIILSVPDFLLVGADNEKLVRHVRTLNPTARIVATADLLADVEDLYKAGADYVTVTRISDAGELYAVIEATDAGLLDDKRAEMDARLADRREVLP; from the coding sequence ATGCACGAACTTATCCGCGATATCACGCTCTGTATCCTGTTCGCCTGGGGGCTCGGGCTGTTGGCCCATTTCTCCCGGCAGCCGCTGATCCTGGCCTACCTTATCGCCGGCTTTTTCATCGGTCCATTCGGCATGGGCTGGGTCGAGTCGCAGGAGTCGATCAGCGTCATCTCCGAGCTCGGCCTGATCTTCATGCTGTTCATGATCGGGCTGGAGATCGACCTGAAGAAGATCGTCCGCGCCGGCAAGGTGATCCTGTTCGCCGGCGCCGGCCAGCTTCTCGGCGGCTGCCTGCTCGGCATCCTGTTCTTTGCGGGAATTGGGCTCGCGATCGGCGGCCGCAAGTTCGATGCGCTCTATCTCTGCGTCGCCTGCGCGCTGTCCTCGACCGTGATCATCGTCAAGGTGCTCTACGAGAAGCGCGAGCTCGACACGCTGCCGGGCCGGATCACGCTCGGCGTGCTGGTCTTGCAGGACATCTTCGCGATCCTGTTCCTGGCGGTCCAGCCGAGCCTCGACAACCTGCAGATCGGTGTGGTGCTGCTGTCGATCGCCCGCGTCGCCGTCCTGGTCGCGACCGCGCTGGTGTTGAGCCGCTACGTGCTGCCGCGGCTGTTCCACCAGATCGCGCGCCGGCCCGAACTGGTGCTGCTCGGCGCGCTCGCCTGGTGCTTTCTGATCGGCGAGATCGCCGAACGGTTGCATCTGTCGCGCGAGATGGGCTCGCTGGTCGCCGGCGTCTCGATCTCGACCTTCCCCTATGCGCTCGACGTCACCGCGAAGGTCACGACGCTCAGGGATTTCTTCATCACCCTGTTCTTCGTCGCGCTCGGCATGACGATCCCGATTCCGGGCCTCTCGGTGATCGGGCTGGCGCTTGTCATCGCGGCATTCACCGTGGCGAGCCGCCTGGCGACGACGTTCACGCCGCTCTATCTGATGAAGCAGGGCCTGCGTGCCAGCCTGCTGCCGGCGATCAACCTGGCGCAGATCTCCGAGTTCTCGTTGGTTGTGATCCAGACCGGAACCGCCGCCAGCCACATATCGACCGAGACCGCGAGCGCCGCCTCGTTCGCGTTCGTGGTGCTGGCGGTGCTCTCGACCTTTGCGATGGGGCGCAGCGACCAGGTCGTGCGCGGCCTGATCGGTCCGTTGAAACGGATCGGACTGCGCGACCTCGGCCACGCCCAGGAAACCGAGGGGGCGGGCGAGGGCGGCCATGGCGAGATCAGGCGCATCGTCATCCTCGGCTTTTTCCGCGCGGCGAGCGCGCTGCTCAACCAGATCGAGCGGCAGAACCAGTCGCTGCTCGAGCAGATCAGCGTCATCGACTTCAATCCGCTGGTGTTCCGCACGTTGTCCGACCGCGGGCTGCACGTGATCTACGGCGACATCAGCAATGTCGACACGCTGGTCCATGCCGGTATCGGCAAGGCCGAGATTATCATCCTCAGCGTGCCGGATTTCCTGCTCGTCGGCGCCGACAACGAGAAGCTGGTGCGTCACGTCCGGACCTTGAACCCGACCGCGAGGATCGTCGCGACCGCCGACCTGCTGGCCGACGTCGAGGATCTCTACAAGGCCGGCGCCGACTACGTCACGGTGACCCGGATCAGCGACGCCGGTGAGCTCTATGCCGTGATCGAGGCCACCGACGCCGGCCTGCTCGACGACAAGCGCGCCGAGATGGATGCCCGGCTGGCCGATCGGCGCGAGGTCTTGCCGTAA
- a CDS encoding acyl-CoA dehydrogenase translates to MSVRPQAKDKPAAASFQWDDPFLLDDQLTEDERLIRDTARAYAQDKLLPRVTKAYLEEKTDREIFNEMGELGLIGVTLPEEYGCANASYVAYGLVAREIERVDSGYRSMNSVQSSLVMYPIYAYGDENQRKKYLPKLATGEWVGCFGLTEPDAGSDPGGMKTRAEKVSDGYKLNGSKMWISNAPIADVFVVWAKSAAHDNQIRGFILEKGMKGLSAPKVGGKLSLRASITGEIVLDNVVVPDSALLPNVSGLKGPFGCLNRARYGISWGAMGAAEDCMHRARQYTLDRKQFNRPLAATQLVQKKLADMETEIALGLQASLRVGRLMDEGKMAPEMISIVKRNNCGKALDIARMARDMHGGNGIQIEYHVMRHTANLETVNTYEGTHDVHALILGRAITGIQAFS, encoded by the coding sequence ATGAGCGTGCGCCCCCAGGCCAAGGACAAGCCGGCTGCCGCCAGCTTCCAGTGGGATGATCCGTTCCTGCTTGACGACCAGCTCACCGAAGACGAGCGCCTGATCCGCGACACCGCGCGGGCCTATGCGCAGGACAAGCTCCTGCCACGCGTCACCAAAGCCTATCTCGAAGAGAAGACCGACCGCGAGATCTTCAACGAGATGGGCGAGCTCGGTCTGATCGGCGTCACGCTGCCGGAGGAATATGGCTGCGCCAATGCGAGCTATGTGGCCTACGGCCTCGTGGCGCGCGAGATCGAGCGCGTCGACAGCGGCTATCGTTCGATGAACTCGGTGCAGTCGTCGCTGGTGATGTATCCGATCTACGCCTATGGCGACGAAAACCAGCGCAAGAAATATCTGCCCAAGCTCGCGACCGGCGAGTGGGTCGGCTGCTTCGGCCTGACCGAGCCGGACGCCGGTTCCGATCCCGGCGGCATGAAGACCCGCGCGGAAAAGGTGTCCGACGGCTACAAGCTCAACGGCAGCAAGATGTGGATCTCGAACGCGCCGATCGCCGACGTCTTCGTGGTCTGGGCCAAGTCGGCCGCGCATGACAATCAGATCCGCGGCTTCATCCTGGAGAAGGGCATGAAGGGCTTGTCGGCGCCGAAGGTCGGCGGCAAGCTCAGCTTGCGCGCCTCGATCACCGGCGAGATCGTGCTCGACAATGTGGTGGTGCCGGACAGCGCGCTGCTGCCCAACGTTTCCGGCCTGAAGGGGCCGTTCGGCTGTCTCAACCGCGCCCGCTACGGCATCTCGTGGGGCGCGATGGGCGCCGCCGAGGACTGCATGCACCGCGCGCGCCAGTACACGCTCGACCGCAAGCAGTTCAACCGGCCGCTCGCCGCCACCCAGCTCGTGCAGAAGAAGCTCGCCGACATGGAGACCGAGATCGCGCTCGGCCTGCAGGCCTCCTTGCGCGTCGGCCGCCTGATGGACGAAGGCAAGATGGCGCCGGAGATGATCTCGATCGTCAAGCGCAACAATTGCGGCAAGGCGCTCGACATCGCCCGCATGGCGCGCGACATGCACGGCGGCAACGGCATCCAGATCGAGTATCACGTGATGCGTCACACCGCGAACCTGGAAACCGTGAACACCTACGAGGGCACCCACGACGTCCACGCCCTGATCCTTGGCCGCGCGATCACCGGCATCCAGGCATTCTCGTAA
- the ribB gene encoding 3,4-dihydroxy-2-butanone-4-phosphate synthase — protein sequence MADTIQEVLQAFAGGELVVVTDDDDREGEGDLIVAASFCTAEKMAFIIRHTSGIVCAPITTDDARRLRLDPMVAHNESSHTTAFTVSIDYKPDGGTGISAEERASCCRALANPNAGGNDFARPGHIFPLIARDGGVLMRSGHTEAAVDLCKLTGLPPVGVISELMNDDGTVMKGEQVAKFAAAHKLKHVTIADLIAYRQAREKLIERVATFTTESPIGPLQGYAYRSPFDEIMHAAFVYNGIGDGRNVLTRLHKPNIVKDLFTGQARMEAVLRQFKNAGRGVLVYLRDGAAGVPVEPVGEPNSAEADRNRQWREVGVGAQILRDLGVTSIRNLTSSVHDYKGLSGFGIEIVSNEKLEH from the coding sequence ATGGCCGATACGATCCAGGAAGTGCTGCAGGCGTTTGCGGGGGGAGAACTCGTCGTCGTCACCGATGATGACGACCGTGAGGGCGAGGGCGACCTGATCGTCGCGGCGTCGTTCTGTACGGCGGAAAAGATGGCCTTCATCATCCGCCACACCTCCGGCATCGTCTGCGCGCCAATCACCACCGACGACGCGCGCCGGCTGCGGCTCGACCCGATGGTGGCGCACAACGAGTCCAGCCACACCACAGCCTTCACGGTCTCGATCGACTACAAGCCCGACGGCGGCACCGGCATCTCCGCGGAGGAGCGCGCCTCCTGCTGCCGCGCGCTCGCCAACCCTAATGCCGGCGGCAACGACTTCGCGCGGCCCGGTCACATCTTCCCGTTGATCGCCCGCGACGGCGGCGTGCTGATGCGTTCCGGCCATACCGAAGCCGCGGTCGATCTCTGCAAGCTCACCGGCCTGCCGCCGGTCGGTGTCATCAGCGAGTTGATGAATGACGATGGAACCGTGATGAAGGGTGAGCAGGTCGCGAAATTCGCCGCCGCCCACAAGCTCAAGCACGTCACGATCGCGGACCTCATCGCCTACCGCCAGGCGCGCGAGAAGCTGATCGAGCGGGTCGCGACCTTCACCACGGAAAGCCCGATCGGGCCGCTCCAGGGCTATGCCTATCGCTCGCCATTCGACGAGATCATGCATGCCGCCTTCGTCTATAATGGCATCGGCGACGGCAGGAACGTGCTGACGCGGCTGCACAAGCCCAACATCGTCAAGGACCTGTTCACGGGACAGGCGCGGATGGAAGCCGTGCTGCGGCAGTTCAAGAATGCGGGCCGTGGCGTGCTGGTGTATCTGCGCGATGGTGCAGCGGGCGTTCCGGTCGAACCGGTCGGCGAGCCGAACAGCGCGGAAGCCGATCGCAACAGGCAGTGGCGCGAGGTCGGCGTTGGCGCGCAGATCCTGCGCGATCTCGGCGTCACCTCGATCCGAAACCTGACCTCGTCGGTGCACGACTACAAGGGCCTGTCCGGCTTTGGCATCGAGATCGTGTCCAACGAGAAGCTCGAGCATTAG